GAGCTGCACCTGAAGCTGGACCTGGACTAGCCCCGTGCCACCCCTCGTCATCATCACCGACCTGGACCATCCGGGCGTCGCGGAGGAGGAGGCGGAGCTGGCTCCGGTCGGCGCGCGCCTGCTGGTCGCCCAGTGCCGGACGGAGCAGGACGTCCTGGCCTCTTGCCGCGAGGCGGACGGTCTCATCGTCCAGTATGCCCCGATCACGGCCGCGGTGTTCACCGGGTTGCCCCGCCTGCGCGTGGTGGCCCGCTACGGCGTCGGGGTGGATACGCTGGACGTGGCGGCCGCCACGGCGAGGGGGGTGATCGTGGCCAACGTCCCCGGGTTCTGCACCGAGGAGGTCGCGTCACACGCCCTGGCGTTCCTGCTGGCCTGGCACCGCAAGGTGGTCCGCTTCGAGCGGGCCGTGAAGGCCGGGCGCTGGGACTTCGCCCTGG
The sequence above is drawn from the Candidatus Methylomirabilis sp. genome and encodes:
- a CDS encoding C-terminal binding protein, translated to MPPLVIITDLDHPGVAEEEAELAPVGARLLVAQCRTEQDVLASCREADGLIVQYAPITAAVFTGLPRLRVVARYGVGVDTLDVAAATARGVIVANVPGFCTEEVASHALAFLLAWHRKVVRFERAVKAGRWDFALAGPTPRLRGQVLGIVGVGRIGSALARMAAPLGLTTWGHDPYRSEFPPSVRRVPLDELAAGADYLSVSCPLTAETRHLINAAVLRRMKPTAFLINTARGA